GTTGATTTCTTCTACCGTGTTCTGGTTTTTGCCGATAATAATCGAAGGCTCATTAATGTAAAACAGCAAGTACGTTTCATTGATATCCAGATTTTTTAAGGCGTATTCTTCAATTGCAAGATTGATCTGTGGATCTGTGATTCCCTTGTTATCGATAAACAGCATGACCTTGACCCCCTGCTCGTTTTATTACTCTTCCTTTATTGTATTGAAAAAATTTTATTTAAACAAATTACTGACCCTGCTCCAGCCATGTCCATCCGGTGGAGGCTAGCTGTACATTTCCCATGTATTTCGTTTTCGCTTCTTTAAGCAGCTGCTCATGTTCACCAAAATGCGGCAAATGGGACAGCAAGAGCAGCGAGGCCCCTGCCTTTTCGGCAACGGTTGCCGCATCATGGCTGTTCATATGTCCGGCTTTTGCTCCATCTTGATCTGCATAAAAGCTGCATTCCGAGATCAGCAGATCAGCATCCTTTGCAAAATCACAGAATGATTCCTGATAGCTTGAATCAGCAGTATAGACAAACGTTTCGCCGTTCACTTCGAACCTCATTGCATAGCACGGAACAGGATGTGAAGTTTTTGTAAACGTAATAGTGAACGGACCGAGTGAAAGCGGTTTGTCCGGACCATATGCAATACCAAGCGTATTATCATGGTGGGTCAGTTTTTCAAAAGCTTGCGTGTCTTCTGTATGTCCGTAAATAGGCAATGTTTTATCGGTAATGCCGAGTGTTTTTTTTATGAGCATGGCGTATTGGAGTGGCCCGATATCAGCAATGTGATCATGATGATAGTGAGACAGTATGACCGCATCGAGTTCTTGAACGTCGATATATCGCTGCAGTGAAGAAAGCACACCGCTGCCGCAGTCGACCAGGAGTTTGAATCCGTCATGCTCCACAAGATACCCAGAAGTTGCTTCTCCAGCCCCTGGATATGCACCCCAGAATCCAATTACAGTCACTTTCATTGCAATCACCTCATCAGTAATTTTTCAATCAAGAGAAATGTGTTTTCTGCTATACGACTTTCTTATTATAGTACAGGATCTTATTCCTCTCACAAACGATACGAAACACCGTAGAAAACGGTTGTAAACCTGTATTGGCTTGCAGTTTCCTTATACAACCTATAGCCTATTTTTGTATTTTTTAAAATTTGTTATAAAACAGGTGTTGACTAGGACTAACTGTTATAATACAATGTGAATAACAAATCACTTGGAGGGATACACCAATGATGATGAAAAGTACAGAATTTTTCAAGAACTTGCCGCCAAAGCAGTGTGTGAATTGTGGGACAGAAATCAAGGAACAGCATGAATCTTACCTGAATCAATGTGATCACTGTTTAAGCAAAGCAGCCGAATAAAAACGATCCGTTAAGCCATTTACACGTTCAACTCTCTTTTACCCTATATTCCCATCCCAATCTGAAGGGCAGCTGTATTAATACAGCTGCCCTCTTTTTTTGAGTTTATGAACTTGCTAGTTTTTCAGTAAAGGGTTTTCCGTAAAAACTGTTAAAATATTCATTCTCAATAGGCGCAGGTGTTCGAGGCTTGTATGGGGCAGCGGGACAGGTGGACCTGCATGAGCGCCAGCTGTGATTTGAATACAACGGCAGGCATTCTCATCTGTAACCCGCTTTTCCTATTGATATACGCATCATCCGGATTGAGTTTGATCCACGTTGGTGTCCAGGATGTGAACCCGGCATTTTACCTGTCATCCCCCAGCATCTCCTGATTTTTTGTTCTCTGAAAGCGTCAAATGGCGGGCAAATTCAGCCAGTTTTTCCTGACTGTTAATATCTTCTTCAAATAAAGGGATTTCAAAGAGATGCTGCTCTGAAAAGGTCTCGCGCAGCGTCTTTAAATAGTCCTTTTCGATTTCACGGCGTTTTTGCAGAAATGTTCCGTCTGCATGGTCCGGAAGCACTTTATTGACAATAAGGTCATGAACATGGAGATGATGGCGGTCAAGCAGTTTTACGGCCTTTTCGGTTTCCAGGATCGGGAGGCGTTCGGGGATGAGTACAAAAATAAAACCCGCAGACTTATGGTCCATCAACACTTCGCGGACGTCCGCAAATTTCTTGCGCCGTTCCTGCAGAACCGAAAATATCGGATCTTCAACAGGCTCTCCGTCATTCAGTAATTGTGTATAGTTTTCATTCATCTTTTTTCTGCGTTCCAGCATTCCTTCAATCCAGACGCCCATCAATTCCGGAAGGGTCAGCAGCCGGACTGTATGTCCAGTCGGAGCAGTATCGAACACGATTAAATCGAAGTTTTTCCGTTCGTCAAGAATGATCGAAACAATTTTATCGAAGATTGCTGCTTCCTCAGCGCCGGGGGAAGAAGCAGCCGTATCAATTTGCCTGTGTACTTCATCGATCATGCTTGCTTTGACCATGCCTTTCAAATTGCCTTTCACCGAGTCGATATATATGCGGGCTTCCTGTTCAGGGTCAATTTCGAGTGCCCATAGCCGTTCTTTAATTTTCGTTATGCTGCCGCCGACTTTCTTATGAAAAATGTCACCGACATTGTGGGCGGGGTCTGTGGAAACAAGCAGTGTGTCTTTTCCTTGTTCTGCTGCTGCATATGCAAGGGCGGCTGCAGAAGTCGATTTACCGACACCGCCTTTTCCGCCTACGAACAAAATTTGTTTTTCAAATAAGTTTTTCATATATACCCCCTCCTTTTTAGCAGCACCTGATTCCTTCAAGCGGTGATTTTTCCATACCCATCCTCAGATGCCAATCATGGAATTTTTCAAGCATATACGGATAAAGTTCCAGGGTGTAGTAGTAAACCGGATTCGGAATGCCGAGCATTTCAGAAAACAGCATGAGCATGAAGAGGTCATCTTCATCCCTCAGCTCCCTGGCAATCTCAGTGCGGTGGGGGAGGCTGATTACTTCATCATACCATTTCAGCAATTTCTTCAGCGTCAATTTATTGTCATCACTGCTCATTTATAACCCCTCCTTGTAAAATTGTTTCTGCCAGCCTTTCGATTGTTTGACGGCTGCATTCCCCGATATACCGGCCATCGGCAAATACGGCACCTCGTTTTTGTTTCAACAGAAGCGAATCCATCGCCTGCCTGATTGTGATATGTTTTTTCCGCCAGTGGGATAAAAAGTATGCTGTAATCGCCAGGAAATTGCGCGGATCGAGAAGCGACACTTCAATCCGGCCTCCTGACTCCATTTTCAACCGTCGGTATAAATCCCCTATTTCACCCCGTTCATTTCTATTGAGAGTAAATGTTTCACTCATACTGATGAACCCGCCATCAGAAACTCCGCCGCATCAGCCGCCTCCCACTTCGGGAAGCACCCGGATAATCATCACTTCCTGATTCATATGTCTCCCCCCTTGCCAGGAAAATTCTCTGAAAGTGAAAACAAGGACCAGGCAGCTGGTCCTTGTTCGTTATCATGCAGAATCCTGATCGATGGAATCTCCTGCAGAGGCTTTCCTGAATATCATTACCGCTTCCAGAAGGATCCAGAAAGCGAAAACAAGAATGATGGATCCGAATGTGAAGAGAAGCAGGTTTTGGTCTGACCCGGTAAAGATATTCCATTTCAAGATAACCTGGTCAATCATAGCCCAGAGCGTCATGAAGAGCAGGAATACCATCGGAAGCAATGTCACCATATAATTTCTGCCCTTTTTCTTAAGCCAGATGGAAAGCAATAGCAGCGTGATGCCGGCAAGCAGCTGATTTGATGTTCCAAACAGCGGCCAGAGCAAGTATCCCCCTGAACCAAAGCCGTTTGGCCCTTCAGGAATCAGGACAAGCGCCGCGCTTGAAACGACAGCAATCGAAGTCGCCACATGCTTTTTCGTAAGAGCCTGAACCTTATATTCACTGCCCAGCTCAGCGATGATATAACGCATGAGACGTACAGATGTATCAAGAGTTGTAGCCGCAAAACTGACGACAATAACGGATACGATTGTGGCAGCGATATCCGCCGGAATGAATATCCCTGTGGCAAGCTGGCTCGCACCCTGTACAAATGCACCCAGACCGCCTCCGGATGCCGCAGTGAAACTGCTGTATACAGCAGAGAAGTCGGCAGTTGTTCCGAAGAATGTGACAACAGCTATAATCGCTACAAGAGCAAGTGAACCTTCCCCTACTGCTCCAAGGTAACCGACAAAGCGTGCATCTGTTTCACGATCCAGCTGTTTTGAAGAAGTGCCGGATGAAACCAGGCCGTGGAATCCTGAAATCGCTCCGCATGCAATCGTGATGAATAGGAGCGGGAACCATGACACATCAGCGTTCGGGTTCGTCATAGGTGCTGTAACTTCCGGATTTGAAAAGAGAAGCCCCAGATAAAGAATAGCGAGACCTACAACAAGCTGATGGGAGTTGATATAGTCACGCGGCTGCAGGAGCTTCCATACAGGCAGCGTGGAGGCGATATATACATACACCATCAGGACGACAATCCATACAAAAAATGCCATTGAGACGCCGTCCAGTCCAAACGCCACAATGTTATCCTCCCCGCCAAAATATCTGACAAGGTCAATTTGCAGAGCCGGAACACGGCTGGCCACGATTGCGGCAAGATACATGACACCAAGTGCCACGATAGATGGAAGAAGCATGTTCCCTTTCTTTTTATATACCGCGTAACCAATCCAAACCGCCAGTGGAATCTGGATGAATACTGAAAGGACACTTGCAGGGAAACTGATGAACAGTTTTGAAATAACCCATGCAAACACGGCATTTACCATTAACACCAGAATCAAAATGATAAATAAAAATAAGATCTTTGCCCGCTTGCCAATAAGCTTGTTGGCAATCGTGCCAATCGATTGTCCTTTGTTTCTGACCGATAGTACAAGTGCCCCGAAGTCATGGACACCCGCAGCAAACACAGTGCCGAGAATGACCCATAAAAAGGCCGGCAGCCAGCCCCAGTAAACAGCGATAGCCGGACCGACAATAGGCGCAGCACCCGCTACAGATGTGAAATGGTGCCCCCATAATACGAATTTGTTTGTCGGGACAAAGTCCACTCCGTCCTGATACTTGTGTGCAGGTGTTTCATAGTTTGGATCAAGACGGTAAATTTTTTCTGCTACAAATTTAGAATAATAGCGATACCCCAGAGCAAATACAAGCATCCCGATAACGGCGAGCCAAATTCCGCTCATGTTTCTCCCCCCTTTTTATATTTACAACCTAATCGTATGGCAACTTGTAACCGTTGTCAATAAAATGGACTGAAAATTCTAAGTAGAGGGAAAATAAGGAATTCATCGCTTTTTTTTCCCTTCTGAATCAATCCGGAAATACCCGGCATAGTTCCCCTGTTCTCCCGGCATGAGAAGCTCGGAATCCTACAATTCCTGACGAAACAAACACCTGTACAATGATGGAACCCGGATTTCCACCGGGAGAAGTCTTTTGCATTGTTGCATGTGTACGTGCAGGTATAAACAGAGGCTTCAGGATATGCCAGTTCTATTTTTGTTCAGGATCCCGCGAATTATTCATTTTTCAAACATTTAATTCAATTTGTCCCGCGGATTCGAACAGCGCTCCCGCATACATTAAAAAAAGCGCAAGACGCCTGCTTAGCGTCGTGCACCGAAGGCCTTTTCAGAAACACATAGGCTCGATTCGTTCCCTTTTTGCTCCTCCGAAGGCCTTTTCGGGAACGCATAGCTCAATTCGTTCCCTTTTTAGTCCTCCGAAGGCCTTTTCGGGAACGCATAGCTCGATTCGTTCCCTTTTTAGTCCTCCGAAGGCCTTTTCGGGAGCACATGGGCTCGATTCGTTTCCTTTTTGCTTCTCCAAAGACCTTTTCGGGAACGCATGGGCATTAGCGGGGATTCCTGCAGGAAAGCGGTTTTCCCTTCCGATGGAATCACCGCTTATGGCGATACCCGCTGGCGCCTGGGGTTAGACACTAATATTACTTGAAAAACTTATGCTTTCTTACTTTATAAAGAAAACTCGCGATTTGCGAGTCTTCAGGTGAGGGTTGAGACGCAGCAGGACTTTTCTATTATTTTCAGCTGGACCGAGACAGTTCCTTGCTGACAATTTATACAAAGATAAAATATCCCTGCCGGTAAAAACATCCGGCAGGGATACATTAAAAGAACAGCCATATACAGCAAAACGGTTTCATCTTATCATTTGTACAGCGATTATTTGTCCGGATCAAAGAAGCTGATGACTTTCCGGACAGCTTCCTCTCCCTGATCGATGCAATCAGGCAAGCCGACCCCTTCATAGGAACCGCCGGCCAGGAAGATTCCCGGCAGCTTTTCACCCATTTCATTTTTGATGTGCCCAAGTCTCTCCAGATGGCCTACAGTGTATTGCGGCATCGCATCTTTCCACCTGGTTACAATTGAAAACTCCGGTTCGTCGGTGATATCCATAATTTTATTCAAATCGTTCAAGACGGTCTGTGAAATTACTTCGTCCGATTGGTCGACGATGCTTTCATCTGTCGGGCGGCCGACGTAGCAGCGCAGGAGCACTTTGTCCTTTGGAGTCGTATGCGGCCATTTTTTATGTGTCCAGGTGCACGCTGTAATTCTGAAATCACTGTTGCGCGAAACGACAAAGCCAGTCCCATCGATATCCTGCTTGACAGCTGATGCAGGAAACGCCATGGCGACAGTTGCCACAGAAGTTGACGGTACATTTTTGAGTGGTTCGAAAAAGCTGTATTCAGGCATCATTCCGTGTACGGCCTGATGTGGTGCAGCAATAATGATACTGTCAGCTGTAATGGTCTCCCTGTTATCGAGCTTCAGCTCATACCCTTGATCTGTTTTCACAATCCGGGTCACTTTAGTGTTCTTTCGGACCGTTCCTTCTTCAAGTTTTTCTTCAACCGCTTCCACCAGCGATTCCAGTCCGGAATCCACCGTCAAAAACATTCCTTTTTTCCCGGAGGTTGCCGATTTGTTTTTTGGCGCCGGCATTGTTTTCTTAATTCCTAAAATGAGGCTGCGATATTCTTGTTCAAGTCTATAAAAATTAGGGAATGTGGCCATCAGGCTCATGTTGTCAAGATCACCTGCATAAATTCCGGATAAAAGCGGTTCAATCAAATTCTCAACAACGTCATCCCCGAATCTTCTCCTGAAAAACTGGCCTAGCGACTGGTCTCCTTCCGCTTCGGAACGCGGCAGGATAAAATCGCCGGCGGCGCGGAATTTTCCCGGCCAGGAAAACATGCCGGAAAATGCGAACGGCATAATTTTTGTCGGTATGCCCATAAATGACCCTTCAGGCATGGAATGGAGTTTGCCGTCCACGAGGACATAGGATTTCCCGGTGGAATTGTTCACAAGGCGGTCTTGCATCCCCATTTCTTCCACCAGCCGCGACATGCTTTTTTTGCGGGCAAGGTAGGAATCCGGGCCTCGTTCTATGATGAATCCATCTTTTGTGAAGGTTTGAACTTTCCCTCCCAGCCGAGGGCTCTCCTCGACCAGCATTGTATCAATGGGCAGACCTTTTTCCTTGATTTCTTTTTGCAGATAGTATGCGGCAGAAAGGCCCGTGATCCCCCCGCCGATAATAACCGTTTTCGTTCTAGTATCGCTCATGTTTGTCGCCTTCTTTATCCATTTTTTTCACGATGACATCCGCCATAGCTTCGATAAACAGCGGATTGGCATTTGGCATTTCCGGACGGTAATAGGAGGCTCCGAGTTCGTCGGTTACGACTTTGCACTCATAATCATTGTCATACAGTACTTCAAGGTGATCGGCCACAAAGCCGACAGGCGCATACACGAAGGCCCTGTAGCCTTTTTGTTCATATAAGCCGCGGGTAAGATCCTGTACATCCGGGCCTATCCACCGTTCAGGCGTATTGCCGGCACTTTGCCATCCGTTCTCATAATCGTTGATTCCAGCCTGGGCGGCAATCAGCTTGGCTGTCTCCCTCAGCTGCTCCGGATATGGATCTCCGGCGGCGAGAATGCGTTCCGGAAGGCTGTGGGCGCTTACAATCAGAACAGCCTTTTCACGATCTTCTTCAGGCATCGAGCTGTATACATCCCTCAGCCTGCCGGCCCAGTATGTGATGAACTTCGGTTCTTCATACCAGCTTTCAACCGACAGAATTTCCGGGCCGCCGATCTCTTCTGCCGTTTCCCGGGCCCGCCCATTATAAGACTTGATGCTGAAAGTTGAATAGTGCGGTGCAAGAACAATGCTCACCGCCTTCTTGATGCCGTCTTCATTCATTTGTTTTACAGCATCTTCAATAAACGGTTCGATATGCTTCAAACCGATATAAGCTTCAAACTCCTTATCTTCAAATCTGGAGTTCAGTTCCTGTTCCAGCTTCTTTGCCTGTTCTTTTGTTATTTTTGCAAGCGGGGACACCCCGCCGATTGCCGCATAGCGGTCCTTCAAATCCTGCAGCTGTTCATCGGAAGGCGTCCGTCCCCTGCGGATATGGGTATAGTACCGTTCAATATCCTCTTCGCTGTATGGGGTCCCATAGGCCATCACCAACAGGCCGATCTTTTCTTTTTCCATTATTCATACCTCCGATTATTTGGAAGCTTTTTTATCAGCAGAATACTCATGTACAAATTTGGTCAGTTTTTGCAACGTTTCAACCTTCACCTGCGGGAAGATGCCGTGACCGAGGTTGAAAATGTAACCGGGATCTTTCATGCCTTCGTCAAGGATTT
This genomic stretch from Bacillus marinisedimentorum harbors:
- a CDS encoding MBL fold metallo-hydrolase — protein: MKVTVIGFWGAYPGAGEATSGYLVEHDGFKLLVDCGSGVLSSLQRYIDVQELDAVILSHYHHDHIADIGPLQYAMLIKKTLGITDKTLPIYGHTEDTQAFEKLTHHDNTLGIAYGPDKPLSLGPFTITFTKTSHPVPCYAMRFEVNGETFVYTADSSYQESFCDFAKDADLLISECSFYADQDGAKAGHMNSHDAATVAEKAGASLLLLSHLPHFGEHEQLLKEAKTKYMGNVQLASTGWTWLEQGQ
- the yhfH gene encoding protein YhfH gives rise to the protein MMMKSTEFFKNLPPKQCVNCGTEIKEQHESYLNQCDHCLSKAAE
- a CDS encoding ArsA family ATPase — protein: MKNLFEKQILFVGGKGGVGKSTSAAALAYAAAEQGKDTLLVSTDPAHNVGDIFHKKVGGSITKIKERLWALEIDPEQEARIYIDSVKGNLKGMVKASMIDEVHRQIDTAASSPGAEEAAIFDKIVSIILDERKNFDLIVFDTAPTGHTVRLLTLPELMGVWIEGMLERRKKMNENYTQLLNDGEPVEDPIFSVLQERRKKFADVREVLMDHKSAGFIFVLIPERLPILETEKAVKLLDRHHLHVHDLIVNKVLPDHADGTFLQKRREIEKDYLKTLRETFSEQHLFEIPLFEEDINSQEKLAEFARHLTLSENKKSGDAGG
- a CDS encoding cory-CC-star protein translates to MSSDDNKLTLKKLLKWYDEVISLPHRTEIARELRDEDDLFMLMLFSEMLGIPNPVYYYTLELYPYMLEKFHDWHLRMGMEKSPLEGIRCC
- a CDS encoding carbon starvation CstA family protein, translated to MSGIWLAVIGMLVFALGYRYYSKFVAEKIYRLDPNYETPAHKYQDGVDFVPTNKFVLWGHHFTSVAGAAPIVGPAIAVYWGWLPAFLWVILGTVFAAGVHDFGALVLSVRNKGQSIGTIANKLIGKRAKILFLFIILILVLMVNAVFAWVISKLFISFPASVLSVFIQIPLAVWIGYAVYKKKGNMLLPSIVALGVMYLAAIVASRVPALQIDLVRYFGGEDNIVAFGLDGVSMAFFVWIVVLMVYVYIASTLPVWKLLQPRDYINSHQLVVGLAILYLGLLFSNPEVTAPMTNPNADVSWFPLLFITIACGAISGFHGLVSSGTSSKQLDRETDARFVGYLGAVGEGSLALVAIIAVVTFFGTTADFSAVYSSFTAASGGGLGAFVQGASQLATGIFIPADIAATIVSVIVVSFAATTLDTSVRLMRYIIAELGSEYKVQALTKKHVATSIAVVSSAALVLIPEGPNGFGSGGYLLWPLFGTSNQLLAGITLLLLSIWLKKKGRNYMVTLLPMVFLLFMTLWAMIDQVILKWNIFTGSDQNLLLFTFGSIILVFAFWILLEAVMIFRKASAGDSIDQDSA
- the hemY gene encoding protoporphyrinogen oxidase → MSDTRTKTVIIGGGITGLSAAYYLQKEIKEKGLPIDTMLVEESPRLGGKVQTFTKDGFIIERGPDSYLARKKSMSRLVEEMGMQDRLVNNSTGKSYVLVDGKLHSMPEGSFMGIPTKIMPFAFSGMFSWPGKFRAAGDFILPRSEAEGDQSLGQFFRRRFGDDVVENLIEPLLSGIYAGDLDNMSLMATFPNFYRLEQEYRSLILGIKKTMPAPKNKSATSGKKGMFLTVDSGLESLVEAVEEKLEEGTVRKNTKVTRIVKTDQGYELKLDNRETITADSIIIAAPHQAVHGMMPEYSFFEPLKNVPSTSVATVAMAFPASAVKQDIDGTGFVVSRNSDFRITACTWTHKKWPHTTPKDKVLLRCYVGRPTDESIVDQSDEVISQTVLNDLNKIMDITDEPEFSIVTRWKDAMPQYTVGHLERLGHIKNEMGEKLPGIFLAGGSYEGVGLPDCIDQGEEAVRKVISFFDPDK
- the hemH gene encoding ferrochelatase, whose protein sequence is MEKEKIGLLVMAYGTPYSEEDIERYYTHIRRGRTPSDEQLQDLKDRYAAIGGVSPLAKITKEQAKKLEQELNSRFEDKEFEAYIGLKHIEPFIEDAVKQMNEDGIKKAVSIVLAPHYSTFSIKSYNGRARETAEEIGGPEILSVESWYEEPKFITYWAGRLRDVYSSMPEEDREKAVLIVSAHSLPERILAAGDPYPEQLRETAKLIAAQAGINDYENGWQSAGNTPERWIGPDVQDLTRGLYEQKGYRAFVYAPVGFVADHLEVLYDNDYECKVVTDELGASYYRPEMPNANPLFIEAMADVIVKKMDKEGDKHERY